The nucleotide sequence TTAGCGCAGTATCTCCGGCAATATATAGATTTTTTTCTCCCGTTTGAATTACAAAACCTCCTGGCAAACCACCTGAAGCCCCATCTGGGAAGGTACTACTATGCCAAGCTTGTACGTATTTTACTTTTCCGAAGTCAAAATTCCAGCTTCCGCCGTGATTCATAGGATGAACATTAAATCCTTTCTCTTCGTAATAGGAAGCAATTTCAGCATTACTAACAATTACAGCTTTCGGGTTATTCTTAGCAACGGTTTCCACATCTAGCACATGATCTTGGTGCGCATGGGTAACCAAAATAAAATCTGCTTTAATGGTATCTAATTCTACCTTTCCCTTTGCATTCTCGTTCCCTGATATAAAAGGATCGACAATTACATTAATAGCTCCTATTGTGAGGCCAAGACAATTTTGACCGTAAAAAGTAAGTTCCATAATCAATTTCTTTTTTTTGAATTGCTTCTAAAATACAAATTGAGTTAAAGAGAAGCCGAATTTAGAATTCTATAATTTTGTTAAACTTCAACTTAAAATATTTGCCCTAAACCAAACAATATGGACATTGCGAAAGTACATAGTGCCAATATTTTTAATTCAGGATCTAGCAAAGCCGGAGACTCGTTTTGCATTACTCTTTTTATATGAAGCACAAGTGGAATGAAAGTGACATAAAAAATAAGATCATCCCAACCCCCATAAAATAATGCGGAGTAAATTACCATCAATAATATAGCACCAAGAATTAGAAAATAATGATAGGTTTTGGCTGCTTTTTGGCCCAATTTTACCGCTAGCGTGATTTTACCTGATTTTTCATCTGGAATACGATCTCGCATATTATTAAGATTAAGTACTCCTGCACTTAATAGTCCGATTGCCGCAGCAGGCATTAGCACTGTCCATTCTAAATTATTCGCATACAGAAAAAAGGAGCCAAAAACTCCTACAATTCCGAAGAAAATAAATACGAATATATCGCCTAAACCGCGATATCCATAAGCCGAATTGCCAACTGTATATTTAATCGCAGCGACTATAGAAGCTACACCTAATCCTATAAAAACCAAGCTATATAAAAAATTTTCTCTTCCAAACGAAGCATATATTAATAACACAGCCAGTATAAATGTAAGAATAGAAGTCGCAATAATGCCGTTCTTCATTTCAGCATGTGTAATTAAGCCGCTTTGTATGGCTCGCTGAGGACCAATACGCTCATCGTTATCGGTTCCTTTTACTCCGTCGCCATAATCATTGGCGAAATTAGATAAAACCTGTAATCCTAAAGTTGTCGCAAGTGCTAACGAGAAAATACCTAAATTAAAATATCCTTGCTGGGCAGCGATTGCAGTTCCTACTAAAATACCCGAAAGTGATAAAGGCAACGTTCGTAATCGGGCAGCATTTACCCAGGAATTTATTTTCTTCATTTAACGCATAATTTTTACTAAAACTTCTTTTAAAAGATCTCCCGAGGATAAGTTTACTGCTCCCACTCCCTTACTCTTTACATCGGCCTCTTGCAAAACACTAATGGCGTAGCTCACTTTTTTCATCGGATAATTTCTAGCTGCCACCGTATAGTCATTTACAAAATAGGGATTCACTTTTAGTTGTTTTGCCACATTCATTTTAGATTTATCGGGCAATCCATGATATTGCAAAATTTGTGAAAAGTAAGAGAACAATAGTGAAATTGTTACTACTAAAGGGTTGTCCTTAGGATTCTGAGAAAAGTAATTTATGATGCGATGGGCTTTAATTTCGTCTTTAAGGCCAACAGCTTTACGCAGCTCAAAATTATTGAAATCTTTACTAATACCTATATTTTGTTCGATGAGCTCTGGAGTAACTTCGGTTCCTTTTTCACAAACCAATTGCAGTTTTTGTAACTCGTTATCGATTTTACCCAAATCTGTACCTAAAAATTCTACCAGCATTTGCGAAGCTTTAGGTGAAATTCCCAAGCCTCTAGATTTTAAATTCTTTACTATCCAATCGGAAACCTGATTTTCATAAAGCTTTTTACTATCTAAAATTACTCCGCTCTTTTTGATGGTTTTATAGACCTTCTTACGTTTATCTAGTGTTTTGTGCTTGTAACATAAAACTAAAACCGTAGTCGGTTGTGGATTCTCGGCATAATCGCTCAATTTATCTATCGTTCGTGATAAATCCTGTGCTTCTTTAACGATTACCACCTGCCGCTCGGCCATCATAGGATAACGTTTGGCATTTCCTACAATTTCATCGGGATTGGTATCCCTACCGTACATGATTATCTGGTTGAAGCCTTTTTCGTCTTCCTGTAGCAAATGATCTTCAATATAATCGGCAACTTTATCTACAAAATAAGGTTCGTCACCCATCAAAAGATAAATAGGCGCAATCTTTCCGTTTTTAATATCGGTAACAATCTGTTTAGCGTCGTCCATGCAGAAAAGAAACTTTTAGGCTGAAATTAGTTTTACCTCTAAAGGCTTTTGGATGTTGTATTCTTTAGTATTTTTGGGGTCTATGATCGACCTCAATTTTCCAAAATATAATTTCAGGTTCAAAAATAGTCAAAATAAAATAGCTGTTTTTGACGAACTGCGGAAAAAATTTATAATTCTAACTCCAGAGGAATGGGTGCGCCAACACTGTGTACAATTCTTAATAAAAGAAAGAGAATTTCCTAAAAGTTTGATTAATGTAGAGAAGCAACTGAAGCTAGGTAAGTTAATCAAGCGTTACGATGCAGTAGTTTATAATAGTGACGGAAGTATTCATCTAATTGTAGAGTGTAAAGCACCGCATATTAAAATCACACAAAATGTTTTCGATCAAATTGCACAATATAACATGACTTTAAATGCAGATTATTTAATGGTCACCAATGGATTGTTGCATTATTATTGCAAAATGGATTACGAAGCAGGAGAATATCAGTTTTTACCAGAAATCCCGGCATATAAACAAGCATAAATGAAAGTAGCAGTTGTTATTTTAAACTGGAATGGGAAAGACTTGCTTAAACAGTTTTTACCATCGGTCATTCAATTTTCTACGGAAGCAACTATTTATGTCGCCGATAATGCTTCAACCGATGATTCGATAGAATTTCTACGGAATAATTATCCTGAAGTAAAAATTATTCAGAATAAAGAAAACGGAGGATATGCTAAAGGATATAATGATGCCCTGAAGCATCTTTCCGAAGAAATCTTGATCCTTTTAAATAGTGATATTGAAGTTACCAAAAATTGGTTAGAACCGATTTTAGATATTTTCAGCAAAGATTCTAAAACCGCTGTAGCACAGCCAAAGATCTTAGATTATAAAAAGAAAGATCATTTTGAATATGCTGGTGCAGCCGGAGGTTTTATTGATAAGTTTGGTTATCCCTATTGTCGTGGAAGAATATTCGATTCGGTTGAAAAAGATTACGGACAGTTTAATGATAATGCTGAAATTTTTTGGGCTAGTGGTGCCTGCTTAGCGATTAGAAATAAAGTGTTTGAGCAAATTGGAGGTTTTGATGAAGATTTCTTTGCCCACCAGGAAGAAATTGATTTATGCTGGAGAATTAAAAATTTTGGATACAATATAAAATACGCGGGCAATTCTATCGTTTACCACGTTGGAGGAGCAACTTTAAATAAGATGGATCCTAAAAAGACGTATTACAACTTTAGAAACAGTCTTTTTATGCTTGTAAAAAACCTCCCCAAGAAAAAAATGCGTAAAATTGTGTTACAAAGAATGGTTTTGGACGGTGCCGCGGGATTAAAATTCCTATTTCAAGGTGATTTTAGCCATTTCACAGCCGTTTTAAAAGCTCATGCTCATTTTTATTCAAATTTTTCGAAAATGAATAAAAAAAGAAGTGAAAAATCGTCTAATATTCAGTATTTTGAGATTAAATCGGTTGTTTTTAAATATTTCATATTGCATAAAACGACTTATAAAAATATAATATAAAGCCTACCTAAAGTATTGTTAATACTACTTTTAAGCTTTATATTTTTTTGATACTTTTGGAAAATCTAACATTAACAATAATTACAACAAGTTATGAAAAAAATCATGCTTTTATCAGCCTCTGTGGCTATCTTGCTTTCATCTTGCGTATCTAATAAGAAATACGCTGAACTTGAAGCAAAACAAAAAGAAACTCAGGATCAGCTTAATACCGCCACTGTAAAATTGAACGCTTGTCTTGAAGATAAAACAGACATGACAGAGCGTATTAAAGTTCTCAATAATACAAATGCTGCATTATTGAACAACGTTGGTGATCTTGCTACGCTTTCTAAGAAAGAAGCTGAAAATCTTGAGCGTTCTTTAGAGAGCATCAAAGAAAAAGATCTTGCGATCAAAAGTATGCGTGATGCAATCAACAAGAAAGATTCTGTTACTCTAGCACTTGTTACTAGCTTAAAAGGAGCTGTTGGAAACATGAACGATGATGATATCGAAATCAATGTTGAAAAAGGTGTTGTTTACGTTTCTATTTCTGATAAATTGTTATTCGATAGTGGGCGTTATAACGTAACTAGCAGAGCTAAAGAAGTTCTTGGGAAAGTTGCTAGCGTAATTAAAAACAAGCCAGACATCGAGTTTATGGTAGAAGGTCACACAGATGATCAATCTATCTCTACTTCGATGTTCCAAGATAACTGGGATCTTTCTGTAAAAAGAGCTACTTCTGTGGTAAGAATCCTTCAGGATGAATTTAATGTAGATCCTAAGCGTATGACAGCTGCAGGTAGATCTTATTACATGCCAGTTTCATCTAACGATACTGCTGAAGGTCGTGCAAGAAACAGAAGAACAAGAATCGTAGTACTTCCTAAACTAGATCAGTTCTACGGAATGATTGAAGAAGGTATGGAGCAAGCTTCTAAAGCTTCAAACTAAGAAAATAAGATATTTTATTATATTGAAAAGCCTCGCAATTGCGAGGCTTTTTTTATTTTATCAATTTGATTTTACTAAGATTTCAAAAAATCTACCAAAATTTTATTAAGCTCATCTTTATGGGTAAAAATCAAACCATGCGGAGCTCCCTCGATCAATTTGAGTTGTATTTGAAATCAGCTGAAAGCTTCGTTTATTTTACCCCATATTTATTAAACAAGACTTTCCCAAGAAGCTCACGATTACTTTGTAGAAAATATTGCAAGTATCTTATAATCTGAAATTGCTTTTAAAATTAAAAACCCTTAGCATCGATGCTAAGGGTTTTTAATTTTTATAATATGTTTTTCAACTTACATTATTTCTAAGCTTCCTTTTCCTTCTCTTATAACTTCAGGTTCGGTAGTGGTCATATCGATCACAGTACTCGGAGTATTATCTCCATATCCTCCATCAATAACAATTTCAACAAGATTATCCCATTTTTCAAGAATCAATTCAGGATCTGTGGTATACTCAATAACCTCATCCTCATCTCTAATTGAAGTAGACACAATTGGATTCCCAAGCTCTTCGACAATAGCTCTACAAATATTATTATCTGGAATACGAATCCCGACAGTTTTCTTTTTCTTGAATACCGTTGGTAAATTATTATTTCCCGGTAGAATAAAAGTATAAGGCCCAGGTAAGCAACGCTTCAATATTTTAAATGTAGCGGTATCTATTTGCTTCACATAATCTGATAGATTACTTAAGTCGTGGCAAATAAAACTAAAGTTCGCTTTATCTAGTTTCACCCCTTTGATCTGAGCAATTTTCTCTAACGCAGTATTGTTAGTGATATCGCAACCCAAACCATAAACGGTATCGGTTGGATAGATCACAAGACCGCCATTTCGTAAAGTTTTTACAACTTTGGAAATCTCACGCGGATTTGGATTTTCGTTATATATACGAACAATCTCTGCCATATATTAATCTGCTTTTTTAACTTCTTTTTCTAGTTTTAGGACTTTGCTTCCATCCTCCTGCTCGATATACAAGGCTTTATTTCCCTGCTCTCCTTTTCTGGTAATCTCACTTCCATCGATAGTTTTGGTAACTTCTTCAGTATACGTTTCGGTTACTTTGCCAGTCGCAGTTCCGTTACCCCAATCCCACTTTACATTACTTCCTTTTTGAATCATCTTTTTTCTTTTCAAGGTAAAAAGAAAATCATATTCAGAATATCTGAATAACAGAAATTTAACTTGAACCCCATAATTCAATTCCGAGGTTATAAAACTAAAATGACTCTATTAAGAAAGCAATTTCAATTTTGCGAATCTTAGCAGCAGCTTTTTAATACCACCATTTTCAAAATTTATTTCAGCCTTTCTATCTTGTCCAACTCCATCGATTCCAAGAACTTTTCCTTTTCCGAAACGCATATGTTCTACTTCATTACCAACTTCAAGCTGAATAGCATTTGTAGCTTTGGCAGGCTCTGTAGCTGCTGGTCTTAATTTTCTTAGTTTCCTTAATTGCTCCTCGGTAGGCTTATGTGCCGGTGGTGGCGTACCTGCTTTTGGTTTTGTTTGCCGCAGTTTGGATTTATCAACCTCATCTCCAAAAATATCGGTATTGATAAGCGGTTTGTATTTATAATCATCCTGCGGAATCATATAATCTAAAAATTTCTCGTCTATTTCTTCAATAAATCGACTTGGCTCAGCGTCCACCAGTTTTCCCCAACGATATCTACTTTGCGTATAGGTTAGAAACGCCTGTTTCTCGGCTCTGGTTACCGCCACGTAAAATAAGCGACGTTCTTCTTCTAGCTCAGATCTCGTATTCATACTCATTCCAGAAGGGAATAAATCTTCTTCCAAACCAACAATATAAACGTATGGAAACTCTAATCCCTTAGCCAAGTGAATCGTCATTAAGGCTACACGATCTTCATCTTCTGTTTCCTTATCTAAATCGGTTGCTAAAGCCACATCCTCTAAAAATTCTGCTATAGAACCATTAGCATCTGCCAGCTCTTTCTGTTCTTCAACAAAATCTTTAATACCGTTTAGTAATTCTTCAATATTCTCAATTCTGGCAATACCTTCTGGCGTTCCGTCTTTCTTAAGTTCCTGCACCAAACCGGTCTTTTTTGCTACAGTATCGGCTACGGTAAAGGCATCGGCATTCTGAGCCAAAATTGTAAAATGTTTGATCATATTTACAAAATTGTCCAGCTTTGTACGCGTGCTCTTAGTAATTTTAATCTCAGGAAGATGATCCAGATTTTCTAAAACTTCGAAAATCGATTTTCCGTATTTATTGGCAGCGATACTTAATCGATCCATCGTTGTTGCCCCAATACCTCGAGCCGGATAATTAATAACACGCTTTAAAGCTTCTTCATCTTTAGGATTTATTAATAATCGTAAATATGATAAAACGTCTTTAATTTCTTTACGTTGATAGAATGACAATCCTCCGTAAATTCGGTATGGAATATCTCTTTTTCGCAATGCATCTTCCATCGCACGACTTTGCGCATTGGTTCGGTATAAAATAGCGAAATCACCATTCGCCATTTGATTCTGCATCTTATTCTCGAAAATAGAACTTGCTACATATCTTCCTTCTTCACCATCGGTAAGCAATCTATTAACCACTATTTTTGGGCCATCATCATTAGCTGTCCAGACCACCTTATCCAGTTTGGTCTGGTTTTTATCGATAATCGAGTTGGCTGCATTTACAATATTTCCGGTAGAACGGTAATTCTGCTCCAAGCGGTACATCTCTACACCTTCGTAATCTTTCTGGAAGTTCAGGATATTATTAATATTCGCGCCTCGAAAGGCATAAATACTTTGCGCATCATCACCCACCACACATATATTCTGAAATTTATCAGACAATGCTTTTACAATAAGATACTGCGAGTGGTTGGTATCCTGGTACTCATCTACTAAAATATAACGGAAACGGTTTTGATATTTCTGAAGTACTTCAGGAAAGCGATTTAAAAGCTCATTGGTTTTCAGCAATAAATCATCAAAATCCATTGCTCCCGCTTTGAAACAACGCTGTACATATTCCTGATAAATTTCGCCCATTCTTGGCTTTTTGCTCATCGCATCGGCCTCCATTAATTCAGGATTATTGAAGTAAGCTTTCACAGTAATCAAACTGTTTTTATAAGACGAAATTCGGCTATATACCTGCTTATATTTATACACATCTTTATCAAGCTGCATATCTTTTATAATCGCTCTAATCACACTTTGTGAATCCTGCGTGTCATAAATCGTAAAATTGGAAGGATAACCTAACTTATCGGCTTCAAAACGCAAAATCTTAGCAAAAACCGAGTGGAATGTTCCCATCCACAGATTTTTAGCTTCACTTCTACCTACAATCTGCGCGATACGATGCTGCATCTCTCTCGCGGCTTTATTGGTAAAAGTTAGCGCAAGAATATTAAAGGCATCAATACCTTTACTCATCATGTATGCGATCCTATAGGTAAGCACACGGGTTTTGCCAGAGCCGGCACCCGCAATTACAATCATAGGACCTTCAATCTGCAACGTTGGTGCCCTTTGGGCATCATTCAATTCGGATAAATAAGCTTCCAATTCCTTCAAATTTTAAAAGCGTGAATTTAACCAAAATGAATCAATTTCTAAACTTAGCAGCTCATTAGTTTTAAACACCGATTAGCTTATTCAGAATAGTTTAGAATTTTTATTATTTTTAGTCAGATTACTTCATTACTCACTAATCAATTCCATTTTAACAATATTACATGAAAAAACTGTACTTTTTATCCCTCTCCTTTTTCTCTCTACTCAGTTACGGTCAGCAATTAGATAACGATATCCAAAAAGATATCACCTCTATAGAAGATAAGGTGATCGAATGGCGAAGAGATTTCCACGAGCATCCTGAACTCTCGAATCGTGAATTTGAAACTGCTGAAAAAATCACAAAACATTTAAAAAACCTAGGACTTAAAGTTGAAACTGAAGTTGCTAAAACCGGAGTAGTCGCTTTGCTGAAAGGTGATCATCCCGGAAAAGTGGTCGCATTACGAGCAGATATTGATGCTTTACCGGTAACGGAAAGAAATGATCTCCCTTTTAAATCTGAAGTAACTACCGAATTTATAGGAGCACAAACCGGAGTAATGCATGCTTGTGGTCATGATACGCACACCGCGATTCTAATGGGCGTTGCTGAAGTTCTTTCTAGGCACAAAGATAAAATTCATGGTACCGTAAAATTTATCTTTCAACCTGCTGAAGAAGGACCACCACCGGGTGAAGAAGGTGGCGCCGCATTGATGATCAAAGAAGGGGTTTTAAAAAATCCCGATGTAGATGCGATTTTTGGATTACATATAAATTCTGAAACACCTGTTGGCACCATCCGCTATAAACCTGAAGGTACGATGGCTGCGGTAGAACGTTTTGTGATCAATGTAAAAGGAAAACAGACCCATGGTTCACAACCCTGGAGTGGTACTGATCCTATTCTTATATCAGCAAAAATTATCGATGGTTTACAAACAATTATTAGCCGTGATTCTAAATTGATCGATGCTGCTGCGGTAATTACTGTTGGAAAAATAACCAGTGGCGTACGTTTTAATATTATTCCTGAAAGTGCTGAAATGATTGGAACTGTGCGAACGCTAGAACCAAATATGCGTGAAAAGATTTTAAGCCGAATGAGGGAAATGGTTCCTAAACTAGCTGAAGCATATGGCGGTGAAGCTACTATTGAAATTCAGAATAATACTGCGGTTACTTATAACGATATTGCACTAACCAGCCAGATGCTTCCAAGCTTACAAAAGGTGGCTGGTGAAGATCATGTAGAATTAGTAAAAGCAACTACGGGAGGCGAAGATTTTTCATTTTTTCAGGAAGAAGTTCCGGGTCTTTATTTCTTTTTAGGTGGACAACCTTTAAACAGTGATGAACCAGCGCCACATCATACGCCCGACTTTTTTATTGATGAAAGCGGATTATTACTCGGTGTAAAAGCAATGACACAATTGGCGTTGGATTATTTGAATCCGCCACAATAATAAACAGGAAATTCTAAAATTTCCGAAAGGTACTTTTTCTTTAACTTTGGCGTTTAAATCAAGAAAGGGTACCTTTCGATTTTAGAACAAATACCATGAGCGATACCGATTTATTGCAATTACTTTATACCATTTTACCAGCTTTGATTGTTGGAGGCGTGGCTTTTTATTTTTTTAAGACCTATTCTGAAAACGAAAACCGAAGACGCCGATTTCTTCTACATCAGGAAAATCAAAAAACAGCATTACCGTTAAAACTTCAGGCTTATGAGCGAATGGCTCTTTTCTTAGAACGTATTTCACCAGGAAATTTACTCGTTAGAATTCGCCCGGAAAATGCCGATAAAATTCAATATGCGAATACTTTGGTATCTGCGATCGATCAGGAATTTGAACATAATCTGGCACAGCAAATTTATGTTTCTAATGAATGCTGGAATTATGTAAAAACAGCCAAAAATGCTACTATTTCATTAATTAGACAGACCGCTGCAGATAACACGGTAGAAAATGCCGCGATGCTGCAGGAAAAAGTATTAACTATTCTAATGGACGAAGATGCACCAACGGTTGCTGCACTGACTTATGTAAAGAATGAAGTAAAGGAGTTTGTTTAATCTTTAGTTGATAGTTTTTAACTAAAGGCGTAAAAATACTTACAACGATCTATATTTCTGAATTAGATTTTATAATAGATTAGAATTACAATAAAACTTATCAAAGAAGAAAAATCATTCAAGCAAAAGAGAGATTATCAATAGTTTTCTTTAATGCAGATAAATTTTTATTACTCTAATGTGAAGAATTTTATTACTACACTTCTTTTACAACCATATCCTTTCTATTATGAAGGAAAAAGTCTAAGAATAATTATTATTCTTTTTTTATTCATGACCTTCTCTTTCAATTACGCGTTCGAACCTTTTAATGTCGAGTTTTCAGAACATAAAATGAATTATTTCTGGATATCGATAATTCATTCTATTACACCCGTAATCATTCTTATTATACTTTCTATAATAGGAAAATTATTTAGACTCGAACACAAATGGAATATAGCAAAAGAGGTGATTTTAATCTTACTTTTTTTTACCCTTGTAGGTCTAGGTCAATATTTGATTCGGGATTTGATTTATAATAACGAAAACAATTGGTCATTACATTATTTGCAAGAAGAGATTAGAAATACATTTTTAGTAGGCTCTTTATTTGTTACTATTTTAATCCCTTACAACTTCAATAGATTAAATAACAAACATAGGAGTAATGCAAATTCTTTGAATAATACAATTAACGATAATTCCAATTTAGCTTTCCATAGTAAAGACAGAATTAAAATTAACAATTTTGAATTCAACATAGACGATTTTATGTTCGCAAAATCTGAAGGGAATTATTTGGAAATATATCTTCAGAAAAATCCTCAGGATAAGGAACTAATTCGGGGTACGATGAAAAACCTAGAAGCTAATTTAAAAACACATCCATCCATAATTAAAACACATCGCTCGTATCTCGTAAATAGTAAATACATAGAAAACATTAAAGGGAATGCTCAAGGTTATCAACTTCAAATTGATCAATATATCGTTCCTGTCTCAAGAAATATGATTGAACATTTTAATTTAAACATGAAACGCGCATAAGAGGTTTTGCTAACTATCACAAAGGCTTGTCAACCATCACAAATTCTACATAATAAGCTTAAGTAATTCTATTTTCGACGAAAAAAATAGGAATGAAAACAAGTAGATATTACTACATCGATTCATTAAGAGTAATAGCCATTTTAATGATGTTCTTTTATCACGTTTTTATGGTGTTCGTGGCAGAATGGGATTGGCATATCAAAAATACAGAAACAAGCAATGTTCTCTTGGAAATAAATTATTGGATGGCCACTTTTAGAATGCCTTTACTTTTCTTTGTTTCTGGATACATTTCCTACATTTTAATGGACCGATTAGATTGGAAAGCATTTACCATTCAGAGATTTATGCGTTTAATAATTCCAACTATTATTTGGACTTTTATTCTTGTAGCTCCACAAATATATTTTGAAAGAAAATTAGAAGGAATTGACCAAAATTATATCGAATTTTATCAATCATTTTTAGAATTTAAATGGTGGCCAAATGGGAATTTTCATTGGTTACATTTGTGGTTTATCCCTTACTTATTTTGTTATAACATATTATCAATTCCACTATTCTATGCATTAAAAAAGAACAATAAATTCACACGGATATTAGATTCATTTTTTAAAAAGCATTATTCTATTTTTGCTTACGTCTTTATAGCTATAATTCCATATACATTTTTGTCGGTTCGTTATGAAACTACGCACGACTTAATAAATGACATAGCAAGACACTCCTTCTTTATATTCTTTATCATTGGTGGTTTACTTTTCTTTAAATTTTATCAGGTAATGGACATAGTGCAATCTAAAAGAAACTTATTCTTGAAGTTTGCTTTTTTATCTATTGTATTAATAGATATTTTGCGTTGGAACGGCTGGGAACCTTTTGATATTTGGGAAAATTGGATTGAAAAACCACAAACATATCTTTTTATAGGTCTTATAAACTTCAATTCTTGGATGTGGGTTTTAGCAATTTTAGGCTACGGAAAGAAATATTTAAACAAAAAAAGTAAGCTACTTAGTTATATGAACACAGCAGTGTATCCATTTTATATTTTACATCAAACAATTATTGTAATAATAGCCTACTATGTCGTCGGAACTAAAGATGCAGTGTCTTTGAAAATTTTATTTTTACTAATTGTATGTTTTTCCATAATAGTTCTAACGTATCATTTACTAATTAGACCATATAACCCTATGAGATTTTTATTTGGGATGAAGAAGAAACGAATAAAATAATTCTGGAAAGGCACTAAAAAGATATCTACATTTCATCGCAAATAGTGGTATAATTTTTTGCCCCTGCCTCGCCGGCAAGATGACAAAGCGCAGCGGAATGGAGAAGTCTCATTTTCAAATTGTCTCATTCCCGCCTCATCAAATTTCCAAATCAGCACATTATCAAATCATCCATTTTCTAACGGTGAAGCGGTTTCAATTCTCTTTTCTAAATTCTAATTTCTACTAAACCTCAGCTTTAGGCCTTCTTTTCAGCTTCTTTATCTTGTTTTACTTTTTTCTCAGCGTAATCATAGCCCTGCTTCCACCATTCGGTCATTAATTTTTTATTGAAAACAAGCGAATTTTCGGTAAGTTTTGTCGGAGTATAGAAAATATTCAACTTCACATTTTTATTAAGCGCTGCAAGTTTTCCTTCAATCACATCATGATATTCGACTTGATCTAAAACAAAGCTGTATAAATTCATCATTAAACTGAATGGATTTTTACCCAAAACCTTATTGTATTCCATATTTTCAGCCTCTAAAATAATGGCATCAACCTCAGTTGCACCTCGTTTTATCGCTTCCCGAATAGGAACTACACAGCCTAAACCACCATCGGCATATTCGTAACCATTTTTTTTGGCCAGACTCATAAATGGAATATAATTACAGGAAATCCAGATCCAGTCGCAAAAATCATCGTAAGAGAAATCGTGAATAGACTTGTATTCTACTCGGTTTCTGGATAAATTCGATACGGTTACAATCACATCGCCTACCTGATTCTTTAGATTTCTGAAATTCTCTTCAGAAAAATTCCTGCGAATATGCTTTAAAAGATTCTTACTTTCTCCAAAAGTTCGCTTCTGTTTTAAAAACTGCCAGAACATGTTAAAGTAGTTAATCGTCACATATT is from Zunongwangia endophytica and encodes:
- a CDS encoding metal-dependent hydrolase, coding for MELTFYGQNCLGLTIGAINVIVDPFISGNENAKGKVELDTIKADFILVTHAHQDHVLDVETVAKNNPKAVIVSNAEIASYYEEKGFNVHPMNHGGSWNFDFGKVKYVQAWHSSTFPDGASGGLPGGFVIQTGEKNLYIAGDTALSMDMKLIPLFTKLDLAVLPIGDNFTMGVDEAIVASDFIECDRIVGCHYDTFGYIEIDHAESKKKFADKGKELLLMEIGEKMSV
- a CDS encoding L-threonylcarbamoyladenylate synthase, encoding MAEIVRIYNENPNPREISKVVKTLRNGGLVIYPTDTVYGLGCDITNNTALEKIAQIKGVKLDKANFSFICHDLSNLSDYVKQIDTATFKILKRCLPGPYTFILPGNNNLPTVFKKKKTVGIRIPDNNICRAIVEELGNPIVSTSIRDEDEVIEYTTDPELILEKWDNLVEIVIDGGYGDNTPSTVIDMTTTEPEVIREGKGSLEIM
- a CDS encoding OmpA/MotB family protein; translation: MKKIMLLSASVAILLSSCVSNKKYAELEAKQKETQDQLNTATVKLNACLEDKTDMTERIKVLNNTNAALLNNVGDLATLSKKEAENLERSLESIKEKDLAIKSMRDAINKKDSVTLALVTSLKGAVGNMNDDDIEINVEKGVVYVSISDKLLFDSGRYNVTSRAKEVLGKVASVIKNKPDIEFMVEGHTDDQSISTSMFQDNWDLSVKRATSVVRILQDEFNVDPKRMTAAGRSYYMPVSSNDTAEGRARNRRTRIVVLPKLDQFYGMIEEGMEQASKASN
- the holA gene encoding DNA polymerase III subunit delta gives rise to the protein MDDAKQIVTDIKNGKIAPIYLLMGDEPYFVDKVADYIEDHLLQEDEKGFNQIIMYGRDTNPDEIVGNAKRYPMMAERQVVIVKEAQDLSRTIDKLSDYAENPQPTTVLVLCYKHKTLDKRKKVYKTIKKSGVILDSKKLYENQVSDWIVKNLKSRGLGISPKASQMLVEFLGTDLGKIDNELQKLQLVCEKGTEVTPELIEQNIGISKDFNNFELRKAVGLKDEIKAHRIINYFSQNPKDNPLVVTISLLFSYFSQILQYHGLPDKSKMNVAKQLKVNPYFVNDYTVAARNYPMKKVSYAISVLQEADVKSKGVGAVNLSSGDLLKEVLVKIMR
- a CDS encoding glycosyltransferase family 2 protein — its product is MKVAVVILNWNGKDLLKQFLPSVIQFSTEATIYVADNASTDDSIEFLRNNYPEVKIIQNKENGGYAKGYNDALKHLSEEILILLNSDIEVTKNWLEPILDIFSKDSKTAVAQPKILDYKKKDHFEYAGAAGGFIDKFGYPYCRGRIFDSVEKDYGQFNDNAEIFWASGACLAIRNKVFEQIGGFDEDFFAHQEEIDLCWRIKNFGYNIKYAGNSIVYHVGGATLNKMDPKKTYYNFRNSLFMLVKNLPKKKMRKIVLQRMVLDGAAGLKFLFQGDFSHFTAVLKAHAHFYSNFSKMNKKRSEKSSNIQYFEIKSVVFKYFILHKTTYKNII
- a CDS encoding type I restriction enzyme HsdR N-terminal domain-containing protein is translated as MIDLNFPKYNFRFKNSQNKIAVFDELRKKFIILTPEEWVRQHCVQFLIKEREFPKSLINVEKQLKLGKLIKRYDAVVYNSDGSIHLIVECKAPHIKITQNVFDQIAQYNMTLNADYLMVTNGLLHYYCKMDYEAGEYQFLPEIPAYKQA
- the menA gene encoding 1,4-dihydroxy-2-naphthoate octaprenyltransferase, with the protein product MKKINSWVNAARLRTLPLSLSGILVGTAIAAQQGYFNLGIFSLALATTLGLQVLSNFANDYGDGVKGTDNDERIGPQRAIQSGLITHAEMKNGIIATSILTFILAVLLIYASFGRENFLYSLVFIGLGVASIVAAIKYTVGNSAYGYRGLGDIFVFIFFGIVGVFGSFFLYANNLEWTVLMPAAAIGLLSAGVLNLNNMRDRIPDEKSGKITLAVKLGQKAAKTYHYFLILGAILLMVIYSALFYGGWDDLIFYVTFIPLVLHIKRVMQNESPALLDPELKILALCTFAMSILFGLGQIF